A genomic region of Nymphaea colorata isolate Beijing-Zhang1983 chromosome 2, ASM883128v2, whole genome shotgun sequence contains the following coding sequences:
- the LOC116248122 gene encoding L-ascorbate oxidase homolog, protein MKGLVLYWFIVVISAAAVNGESPYRFFTWNVTYGAIYPLGVPQQVILINGMFPGPDIECVTNDNIIVNVYNSLTEPFLISWDGIQQRRNSWQDGVYGTNCPIPPGKNYTYVMQVKDQIGSFFYFPSLAFHKAAGGFGGIRILSRPLIPVPFADPAGEFTVLIGDWFKQNHTALRRILDGGQRLGFPDGVLINGHGSGGATFTVEQGKTYRFRISNVGLTTSLNFRIEGHGMKLVEVEGTHTIQNTYTSLDVHLGQSYSVLVTADQPPKDYYIVVSTRFTDRVLTSTAVLHYSNSATPVSGTPPGGPTTQIDWSLNQARSIRTNLTASGPRPNPQGSYHYGLINLTRTIQLSSTTAVLNRKQRYAVNSVSFVPADTPLKLADHFHISGVFTLGSIPDAPNGAPVRLDTSVMASDYRVFVEIVFQNRENVVQSWHLDGYSFFVVGMDGGSWTPASRKGYNLQDAVSRSTTQVYPSSWTAVYVMLDNVGMWNVRSENWYRQYLGQQLYLRVYSPLENIRDENPIPSNALLCGRAAGRSTRSL, encoded by the exons ATGAAGGGCTTGGTTTTGTACTGGTTCATCGTCGTTATTTCGGCGGCAGCCGTGAATGGAGAGAGTCCTTACCGGTTCTTCACTTGGAATGTCACTTATGGTGCCATCTATCCCCTCGGAGTCCCGCAGCAG GTAATTCTCATAAACGGGATGTTTCCCGGGCCTGACATAGAATGCGTCACCAATGACAACATCATCGTGAACGTCTATAACAGCTTAACTGAGCCTTTCCTTATCTCATG GGACGGGATCCAGCAGAGGAGGAACTCATGGCAGGATGGGGTGTACGGGACCAACTGCCCAATCCCTCCTGGGAAGAACTATACGTATGTGATGCAGGTGAAGGACCAGATTGGCAGCTTCTTCTACTTCCCTTCTCTTGCCTTCCACAAAGCAGCCGGCGGGTTTGGTGGCATCAGAATTCTCAGCAGGCCTCTCATCCCCGTTCCCTTCGCCGACCCCGCCGGCGAGTTCACCGTCCTTATTGGAGATTGGTTCAAGCAGAACCATACA GCGTTGAGGAGGATCTTAGATGGAGGGCAGAGACTTGGGTTTCCAGATGGAGTTCTCATTAATGGCCACGGTTCCGGTGGTGCAACTTTTACTGTTGAACAGG GAAAAACATACAGATTCCGAATATCAAACGTGGGGTTGACGACGTCCCTGAACTTCCGGATTGAGGGACACGGCATGAAGCTGGTGGAGGTGGAAGGCACACACACGATCCAGAACACGTACACCTCCCTCGACGTCCACCTCGGCCAGTCCTACTCCGTGCTCGTCACCGCCGATCAGCCGCCCAAGGACTACTACATAGTGGTCTCCACCCGCTTCACGGACAGAGTTCTCACCAGCACCGCTGTCCTCCATTATAGCAACTCGGCCACGCCAGTCTCCGGCACGCCGCCCGGCGGGCCCACCACCCAGATTGATTGGTCACTCAACCAAGCACGTTCCATAAG GACAAATCTTACGGCCAGCGGACCCAGGCCAAACCCACAGGGCTCGTACCACTATGGGCTGATCAACCTGACCAGGACCATCCAGCTATCGTCGACGACGGCAGTGCTGAACCGGAAGCAGAGGTATGCCGTGAACAGCGTGTCGTTCGTGCCGGCGGACACGCCGTTGAAGCTGGCGGACCACTTTCATATCAGCGGAGTGTTCACGCTAGGGAGCATTCCAGACGCGCCGAACGGGGCCCCGGTTCGCTTGGACACGTCGGTGATGGCGTCAGATTACAGAGTGTTCGTGGAGATAGTGTTCCAGAACCGCGAGAATGTGGTCCAGTCATGGCACCTGGACGGCTACTCCTTCTTCGTCGTCGG GATGGACGGTGGAAGTTGGACGCCGGCCAGTAGGAAGGGATACAACCTCCAAGATGCAGTGTCTCGCAGCACCACTCAG GTTTATCCTAGTTCATGGACTGCAGTTTATGTGATGTTGGACAATGTTGGTATGTGGAATGTGAGATCGGAGAACTGGTACCGCCAGTACCTGGGCCAACAGTTGTACCTGAGAGTGTATTCCCCGCTCGAGAACATCAGGGATGAGAACCCAATTCCGTCCAACGCGCTTCTCTGCGGCCGAGCAGCCGGCCGCAGCACTCGGTCGCTATAA
- the LOC116246835 gene encoding uncharacterized protein LOC116246835 isoform X1, with translation MPLSQLNLPSSSSSSSSQRQQDAHAITNESCESRLYIGNLDQRISESQVIKMFSSYGKIVSEDFLWHRHGPKRGEPRGFAFIQFSTREEAQLAMEKMDGRLACGRPLVVRFAGEKTTADASKSSKGADDLKKSGTFGCFTSHMSRSSKIAAIKNKLKSMEEENCSSVKKPRQAGTSIGARR, from the exons ATGCCGCTCAGTCAACTCAAtctcccttcctcttcttcatcctcttcttca CAACGGCAACAAGATGCACATGCTATCACCAATGAGAGTTGTGAAAGCAGATTGTACATTGGTAATCTTGATCAGCGAATATCAGA ATCCCaagttattaaaatgttttcCTCTTATGGTAAGATAGTTTCTGAGGACTTTCTGTGGCACAGACATGGGCCGAAACGTGGTGAGCCACGTGGATTCGCTTTCATCCAGTTCAGTACTAGAGAG GAAGCTCAATTGGCCATGGAGAAGATGGATGGAAGACTGGCTTGTGGTCGCCCATTAGTTGTTCGTTTTGCTGGTGAAAAAACCACAGCTGATGCATCAAAATCATCTAAAGGTGCTGATGACCTGAAGAAGTCTGGTACTTTTGGTTGCTTTACTTCACATATGAGCCGGTCATCAAAAATAGCAGCGATAAAGAACAAGCTGAAATCTATGGAAGAAGAGAACTGCAGTTCCGTGAAGAAACCAAGGCAAGCTGGCACATCAATAGGTGCCAGGAGATGA
- the LOC116246835 gene encoding uncharacterized protein LOC116246835 isoform X2, producing the protein MQRQQDAHAITNESCESRLYIGNLDQRISESQVIKMFSSYGKIVSEDFLWHRHGPKRGEPRGFAFIQFSTREEAQLAMEKMDGRLACGRPLVVRFAGEKTTADASKSSKGADDLKKSGTFGCFTSHMSRSSKIAAIKNKLKSMEEENCSSVKKPRQAGTSIGARR; encoded by the exons ATG CAACGGCAACAAGATGCACATGCTATCACCAATGAGAGTTGTGAAAGCAGATTGTACATTGGTAATCTTGATCAGCGAATATCAGA ATCCCaagttattaaaatgttttcCTCTTATGGTAAGATAGTTTCTGAGGACTTTCTGTGGCACAGACATGGGCCGAAACGTGGTGAGCCACGTGGATTCGCTTTCATCCAGTTCAGTACTAGAGAG GAAGCTCAATTGGCCATGGAGAAGATGGATGGAAGACTGGCTTGTGGTCGCCCATTAGTTGTTCGTTTTGCTGGTGAAAAAACCACAGCTGATGCATCAAAATCATCTAAAGGTGCTGATGACCTGAAGAAGTCTGGTACTTTTGGTTGCTTTACTTCACATATGAGCCGGTCATCAAAAATAGCAGCGATAAAGAACAAGCTGAAATCTATGGAAGAAGAGAACTGCAGTTCCGTGAAGAAACCAAGGCAAGCTGGCACATCAATAGGTGCCAGGAGATGA